The Lysinibacillus pakistanensis genome includes a window with the following:
- a CDS encoding putative DNA-binding protein, with translation MLLEKTTRMNFLFDFYQALLTDKQRSYMELYYLDDHSLGEIAESYGVSRQAVYDNIRRTEAMLEEYEEKLCLLDKFQKRTQMLAQLTAGITKQNMTAEEQLALIEQLKEWD, from the coding sequence ATGCTACTTGAAAAAACAACACGCATGAACTTTCTCTTCGACTTTTATCAAGCATTATTAACAGACAAGCAACGTAGTTATATGGAACTATATTATTTAGATGATCACTCACTTGGGGAAATCGCTGAATCATACGGAGTTTCACGTCAGGCTGTTTATGATAATATTCGTCGAACAGAAGCGATGCTTGAAGAATATGAAGAAAAACTTTGTTTATTAGACAAATTTCAAAAACGTACACAAATGCTTGCACAGCTAACAGCAGGAATTACAAAACAAAACATGACGGCTGAAGAACAGCTAGCGCTTATTGAGCAGTTGAAAGAATGGGATTAG
- the ffh gene encoding signal recognition particle protein, with protein MAFEGLAERLQGTIQKIKGKGKVSEQDVKEMMREVRFALIEADVNLKVVKEFVKKVSERAVGVDVMQSLTPGQQVIKIVQDELTELMGGEQSPIKFNTKPPTVIMMVGLQGAGKTTTTGKLANVLRKKYNRKPLLVAADVYRPAAVQQLQTLGKQLSLPVFALGTDVSPVEIARQAIELAKEEHHDVVIIDTAGRLHIDEDLMQELKDIRALKEPDEVFLVVDAMTGQDAVNVAESFNEAIGITGVVLTKLDGDTRGGAALSIRSVTQKPIKFVGMGEKMDALEPFHPERMASRILGMGDVLSLIEKAQANVDEAKAKELEEKFKSQTFTFDDFVEQLQQVKKMGPLDEILKMLPGANKIKGLDNVKVDDKQMGRVEAIIYSMTTAEKTNPEIINGSRKKRIAKGSGTSIQEVNRLLKQFDEMKKMMKQMTGMASGKGKKKMKLPGFDSLFK; from the coding sequence ATGGCTTTTGAAGGATTAGCGGAACGACTCCAAGGAACGATCCAAAAGATTAAAGGTAAAGGTAAGGTATCGGAACAAGACGTTAAGGAAATGATGCGTGAAGTCCGATTTGCTTTAATCGAGGCGGATGTTAACTTAAAAGTAGTCAAAGAATTCGTGAAAAAGGTTAGTGAACGTGCGGTTGGTGTAGATGTTATGCAAAGCCTTACACCTGGCCAGCAGGTAATTAAAATCGTACAGGACGAATTAACGGAATTGATGGGTGGCGAGCAAAGCCCCATTAAATTTAATACAAAGCCACCAACTGTTATTATGATGGTCGGCTTACAGGGTGCGGGGAAAACGACGACTACAGGTAAACTGGCGAATGTGTTACGTAAAAAATATAACCGTAAGCCATTACTAGTAGCGGCAGATGTTTATCGCCCAGCGGCTGTTCAGCAATTACAAACATTAGGTAAACAGTTATCTCTTCCTGTATTTGCATTAGGCACTGATGTTTCTCCTGTAGAAATTGCACGTCAGGCAATTGAACTGGCAAAAGAAGAGCATCATGATGTCGTTATTATCGATACAGCGGGTCGCTTGCATATTGACGAAGATTTAATGCAGGAATTAAAAGATATACGTGCGTTAAAGGAGCCAGATGAAGTCTTCCTAGTTGTGGATGCTATGACGGGTCAGGATGCTGTAAACGTAGCAGAAAGCTTTAATGAAGCAATTGGTATTACCGGAGTTGTTTTAACAAAGCTTGATGGTGATACACGTGGCGGTGCAGCTTTATCAATTCGTTCCGTTACCCAGAAACCAATAAAATTTGTTGGTATGGGCGAAAAAATGGATGCACTGGAACCTTTCCACCCAGAACGAATGGCGTCTCGTATATTAGGGATGGGTGACGTTCTATCACTTATTGAAAAGGCTCAGGCAAATGTTGACGAAGCAAAGGCCAAAGAATTAGAGGAAAAATTTAAATCCCAAACCTTTACATTTGATGATTTTGTTGAACAATTACAGCAAGTGAAGAAAATGGGGCCTCTTGATGAAATTTTGAAAATGCTACCTGGCGCGAACAAAATTAAAGGCTTAGACAATGTTAAAGTAGATGATAAGCAAATGGGCCGTGTAGAAGCGATTATTTATTCGATGACAACGGCAGAAAAGACGAATCCGGAAATCATTAATGGTAGCCGTAAAAAGCGTATTGCAAAAGGCTCTGGAACATCTATTCAAGAGGTGAACCGTCTATTAAAGCAATTTGATGAAATGAAAAAAATGATGAAGCAAATGACTGGAATGGCAAGTGGTAAAGGTAAGAAAAAAATGAAATTACCAGGCTTTGATTCATTGTTTAAATAA
- the rpsP gene encoding 30S ribosomal protein S16: MAVKIRLKRMGAKKSPFYRIVVADARSPRDGRQIETVGTYNPLTQPATVNIDEEKALKWLADGAKPSDTVRNLFSEQGIMEKFHNQKFSK; the protein is encoded by the coding sequence ATGGCAGTTAAAATTCGCTTAAAACGTATGGGAGCTAAAAAATCTCCTTTCTATCGTATTGTAGTTGCAGATGCTCGCTCACCACGTGACGGTCGTCAAATCGAAACAGTTGGTACTTACAACCCACTAACTCAACCAGCTACTGTAAACATCGATGAAGAGAAAGCTCTTAAATGGTTAGCTGACGGTGCAAAACCATCAGATACAGTACGTAACTTGTTCTCAGAACAAGGAATCATGGAAAAATTCCATAACCAAAAATTCAGTAAATAA
- a CDS encoding KH domain-containing protein, with protein sequence MKQLIEAIVLPLVDYPEEVRIETDENANRIVYKLFVHPEDRGKVIGKQGRVAKAIRTIVYSAAGSHHQKKTYVDILD encoded by the coding sequence TTGAAGCAGCTGATTGAAGCAATCGTTTTACCGTTAGTCGATTATCCAGAAGAAGTTCGTATTGAGACGGATGAAAATGCAAATCGAATTGTTTATAAACTTTTTGTTCATCCAGAGGATCGAGGGAAAGTCATAGGCAAACAAGGGCGAGTAGCGAAAGCGATTCGTACAATTGTTTATTCAGCGGCAGGTAGTCACCATCAAAAAAAGACCTACGTCGATATATTGGATTGA
- the rimM gene encoding ribosome maturation factor RimM (Essential for efficient processing of 16S rRNA) — MEWFNVGRIVNTHGIRGEVRVLSTTDFEEERFAVGNRLAAFKKDDKKPTWVTIESIRRHKNFILLTFEGMDNINMVEPFKEGLLKVTKDQMTDDLLQENEFFFHEIIGCEIVSEEGEKIGVVSDILQTGANDVWVVKGAKKEHYIPYIEDIVKEINVDDKRIVIHVMDGLL, encoded by the coding sequence GTGGAATGGTTTAATGTAGGTCGTATAGTCAATACGCACGGAATTCGTGGCGAGGTGCGAGTTTTATCAACAACAGATTTTGAAGAAGAACGATTTGCAGTCGGGAATAGACTTGCAGCATTTAAAAAAGATGATAAAAAACCAACATGGGTAACAATTGAATCCATACGTCGTCATAAAAATTTTATTTTATTAACATTTGAAGGCATGGACAATATTAATATGGTGGAGCCTTTTAAAGAAGGTCTGTTAAAAGTAACGAAGGACCAAATGACAGATGATTTATTACAGGAAAACGAATTTTTCTTTCATGAGATTATTGGCTGTGAGATTGTTTCTGAAGAAGGAGAAAAGATTGGTGTAGTGTCTGATATTCTTCAAACAGGTGCCAATGATGTATGGGTGGTAAAGGGTGCTAAAAAAGAGCATTACATTCCATATATCGAAGACATCGTCAAGGAAATTAATGTTGATGACAAAAGAATTGTGATTCATGTAATGGATGGTCTACTATGA
- the trmD gene encoding tRNA (guanosine(37)-N1)-methyltransferase TrmD codes for MNIHVLSLFPDMFAGVFGASILKKAQEKGAVQLEVTDIRAFSGNKHNQVDDYPYGGGAGMVLKPEPMFSAVETITAGKSPRIILMCPQGERFTQRKAEELAQEKELVFLCGHYEGYDERIRQHLVTDEISIGDFVLTGGELGAMTVIDSVVRLLPGVLGQEESHIQDSFSTGLLEHPHYTRPADFHGMKVPDVLLSGNHAKIEQWREEQSLKRTLERRPDLLENYPLTDKQKVYIEKLKNNHKDA; via the coding sequence ATGAATATTCATGTATTAAGTCTGTTTCCTGATATGTTTGCAGGCGTCTTTGGTGCCTCAATATTGAAGAAAGCGCAGGAAAAAGGCGCTGTTCAGCTAGAAGTGACTGATATTCGAGCGTTTTCAGGTAACAAGCATAATCAAGTGGATGATTATCCCTATGGCGGTGGTGCAGGCATGGTATTAAAGCCTGAGCCAATGTTTAGCGCTGTTGAGACAATTACAGCTGGGAAAAGTCCTCGAATCATTTTAATGTGTCCACAAGGAGAACGCTTTACTCAAAGAAAGGCTGAAGAGCTAGCACAGGAAAAGGAGCTTGTTTTTTTATGTGGTCATTATGAAGGCTACGATGAACGCATTCGGCAACATCTTGTCACAGACGAGATTTCTATTGGAGATTTCGTTTTAACCGGTGGAGAGCTAGGAGCTATGACGGTTATTGATAGTGTTGTACGATTACTACCTGGCGTTTTAGGGCAGGAGGAGTCCCATATACAAGATTCATTTTCCACAGGCCTTTTAGAGCACCCTCATTATACGCGACCAGCTGATTTTCACGGAATGAAGGTACCTGATGTTTTACTATCAGGCAATCACGCAAAAATTGAGCAGTGGCGTGAAGAGCAGTCACTCAAAAGAACCTTGGAGCGTCGCCCAGATTTACTAGAAAACTATCCATTAACAGATAAACAAAAAGTGTATATAGAAAAACTGAAAAACAACCATAAAGATGCTTGA
- the rplS gene encoding 50S ribosomal protein L19, whose protein sequence is MSNIIAEITKAQLRTDLPAFRPGDTVKVHVKVVEGTRERIQVYEGVVIKRRGGGISETFTVRKISYGVGVERTFPVHTPKIANLEVVRRGKVRRAKLYYLRNLRGKAARIKEIR, encoded by the coding sequence ATGTCAAACATTATTGCAGAAATTACAAAAGCTCAGCTTCGCACTGATCTACCAGCTTTCCGTCCTGGTGATACTGTTAAAGTACACGTGAAAGTAGTAGAGGGTACTCGTGAACGTATCCAAGTATACGAAGGTGTAGTTATTAAACGTCGTGGTGGCGGTATTAGCGAAACTTTCACAGTTCGTAAAATTTCTTACGGTGTAGGTGTTGAACGTACTTTCCCTGTACACACACCAAAAATCGCTAACTTAGAAGTTGTACGTCGTGGTAAAGTACGTCGTGCTAAACTTTACTACCTACGTAACCTACGTGGTAAAGCTGCTCGTATTAAAGAAATTCGATAA
- the lepB gene encoding signal peptidase I — MEKKVKEKNELWEWTKALLIAFAIAAIIRYFLFTPIAVDGESMMPTLENGDRMIVNKIGYKIGEPKRFDIVVFHAPEKKNYIKRVIGLPGETLEYKNDQLYINGEPIDEPYLDAYKSQITEGTLTEDFSLKDIGVNLEEIPEGYVFVMGDNRRYSKDSRHIGLVDQKEIIGNTSLIFWPFSDIKIVK; from the coding sequence ATGGAAAAAAAAGTGAAGGAAAAGAATGAATTATGGGAATGGACGAAGGCACTTCTTATTGCATTTGCGATCGCAGCAATTATTCGTTATTTTTTATTTACACCGATTGCAGTAGATGGTGAGTCTATGATGCCAACCCTTGAAAATGGCGACCGTATGATTGTGAACAAAATTGGCTATAAAATAGGAGAGCCGAAACGCTTTGATATAGTTGTGTTCCATGCTCCAGAGAAGAAAAACTATATTAAACGTGTTATTGGGCTACCTGGAGAGACATTAGAATATAAAAATGATCAATTATATATAAATGGTGAACCTATCGATGAGCCCTATTTAGATGCCTACAAATCACAGATTACTGAAGGTACATTAACAGAAGATTTTTCATTAAAAGATATTGGTGTAAACCTTGAGGAAATTCCAGAAGGCTATGTGTTTGTTATGGGAGATAATCGTCGATACAGTAAGGATAGTCGTCATATTGGACTTGTTGATCAGAAAGAGATTATTGGGAATACAAGTCTAATTTTCTGGCCGTTTAGTGATATAAAAATTGTAAAGTAA
- the ylqF gene encoding ribosome biogenesis GTPase YlqF, with amino-acid sequence MTIQWFPGHMAKARREVTEKLKLVDIIFELIDARLPLSSRNPMIDEVINQKPRLLILNKSDMADEQETRKWVDYFAQRGHKAVAINSLEGKGLQLVTKAAQEILKEKFERMKARGMKPRAIRAMIVGIPNVGKSTLINRLAKKNIAKTGNTPGVTKAQQWIKVGKELELLDTPGILWPKFEDQEVGYKLALTGAIKDTITNMEDLAVYGLRFLSIHYPKRMEERYGFEFLHEDLVETFDHIGKLRRVFGQGGEIDYDQVAQLIVRDIRGLQLGKLTFDFVDEQLEKEATEE; translated from the coding sequence ATGACTATACAATGGTTTCCAGGGCATATGGCAAAGGCCCGAAGAGAAGTAACAGAAAAATTAAAGCTTGTGGATATTATATTCGAATTAATTGATGCACGTTTACCATTATCCTCACGGAATCCAATGATAGACGAAGTTATCAATCAAAAGCCGCGTCTTCTTATCTTAAATAAATCAGATATGGCTGATGAGCAGGAAACACGGAAGTGGGTAGATTATTTTGCACAGCGTGGTCATAAGGCAGTGGCCATCAATTCTCTTGAAGGCAAAGGCTTACAATTGGTAACGAAAGCAGCACAAGAAATTTTAAAAGAAAAATTCGAGCGTATGAAAGCGCGTGGGATGAAGCCTAGAGCAATCCGTGCGATGATTGTCGGTATTCCGAACGTAGGAAAATCAACGCTAATCAATCGCCTAGCTAAAAAAAATATTGCGAAAACAGGAAATACGCCGGGGGTAACAAAGGCCCAGCAATGGATAAAAGTTGGGAAGGAGCTTGAATTACTTGATACGCCAGGTATTTTATGGCCAAAATTCGAAGATCAGGAAGTAGGCTATAAATTGGCATTAACCGGTGCTATAAAAGATACTATAACAAATATGGAAGACTTAGCTGTCTATGGGTTGCGCTTTTTATCTATTCACTATCCAAAGCGTATGGAGGAGCGCTATGGCTTTGAGTTTCTCCATGAGGATTTAGTGGAAACCTTCGATCATATCGGTAAGCTTCGTCGTGTCTTTGGACAAGGCGGCGAAATTGATTATGACCAAGTAGCTCAATTAATCGTACGTGATATTCGTGGCTTACAATTAGGCAAACTAACATTTGATTTTGTTGATGAGCAACTGGAAAAAGAGGCAACAGAAGAATAG
- a CDS encoding ribonuclease HII, translating into MQTIKEITTALKAATAHEPWMDTVQQDGRTGVQKAWQQFLKRMEKKQQLQREHDAKIAFDAQFGQLVAGIDEAGRGPLAGPVVTAAVILPENCQALLGLNDSKQLSKETREKMSKLVKEHAISYSIHFQNTKVIDDINIYEATKQSMVTSIETLKIKPNFVIADAMTLPINLPQKSIIKGDAQSLAIAAASILAKTARDEYMEKLAQDFPQYGFEQHAGYGTKQHLEALAKYGPTIHHRASFEPIKSMMKG; encoded by the coding sequence ATGCAAACAATAAAAGAAATTACAACTGCTTTAAAAGCCGCTACAGCACATGAGCCGTGGATGGATACCGTCCAGCAAGATGGACGAACAGGCGTACAGAAAGCGTGGCAGCAGTTTTTAAAGCGCATGGAAAAAAAGCAGCAATTACAACGGGAGCACGATGCGAAAATTGCATTTGATGCACAATTTGGCCAGTTAGTCGCGGGCATAGACGAGGCTGGGCGTGGTCCATTAGCAGGCCCTGTCGTTACCGCAGCCGTAATTCTACCTGAAAATTGTCAGGCATTGCTAGGCTTAAATGATTCTAAACAACTGTCAAAAGAAACAAGAGAAAAAATGAGTAAGTTAGTAAAAGAGCATGCAATAAGCTATAGCATACATTTTCAAAATACTAAAGTAATTGATGACATCAATATTTATGAGGCAACGAAACAATCAATGGTCACAAGTATAGAGACACTAAAAATAAAACCGAATTTTGTTATAGCAGATGCCATGACACTGCCAATCAATTTACCACAGAAATCGATTATTAAAGGGGATGCACAAAGCTTAGCGATTGCTGCCGCTTCTATTTTGGCGAAAACGGCGCGTGACGAATATATGGAGAAGCTTGCACAAGACTTTCCGCAGTATGGCTTTGAGCAACATGCAGGCTATGGCACAAAACAGCATTTAGAGGCACTTGCTAAGTATGGACCGACGATTCATCACCGAGCAAGTTTTGAACCGATAAAATCTATGATGAAGGGGTAA
- a CDS encoding EscU/YscU/HrcU family type III secretion system export apparatus switch protein: protein MSEEKFTRKEAIALTYKLGRFDSPKVVAKGKGKIAENILARANEHNVPIYEDPNLVQLLGQLDLNESIPEELYQAVAEVFAFIYHLDQQHAQKNRKDK from the coding sequence ATGAGTGAAGAAAAATTTACTCGAAAAGAGGCTATCGCGCTCACATATAAGCTAGGTCGTTTTGATAGTCCAAAAGTCGTAGCAAAAGGAAAAGGGAAAATAGCAGAAAATATTTTAGCACGAGCAAATGAGCACAATGTGCCGATTTATGAGGACCCGAACCTCGTTCAATTACTTGGGCAATTAGATTTAAATGAGTCAATACCTGAAGAATTGTATCAAGCTGTCGCTGAAGTTTTTGCATTTATTTATCATTTAGATCAACAACATGCGCAAAAAAATAGAAAAGATAAATGA
- the sucC gene encoding ADP-forming succinate--CoA ligase subunit beta, giving the protein MNIHEYQGKEILRKYGVAVPNGKVAFSPDEAVKVAKELGSNVTVVKAQIHAGGRGKAGGVKIAKNLDEVRTYAKELLGKILVTHQTGPEGKEVKRLYIEEGSDIQKEYYLSLVLDRATSRVTMMGSEEGGMDIEEVAEAHPEKIFKEVVDPVVGLTGFQARRMAFNMNIPANLVGKAVKLMLGLYQAFIDKDASIVEINPLVVTGQGDVLALDAKFNFDANALYRHKDIVELRDFDEEDAKEIEASKYDLSYISLDGNIGCMVNGAGLAMATMDTISYYGGSPANFLDVGGGATAEKVTEAFKIILSDPHVKGIFVNIFGGIMKCNIIAEGVVTAAKEIGLAVPLVVRLEGTNVELGKEILNASGLNIVAADSMADGAQKIVGLVG; this is encoded by the coding sequence ATGAATATCCATGAATATCAAGGGAAAGAGATTCTGAGAAAGTATGGTGTAGCTGTACCAAATGGAAAAGTAGCTTTTTCCCCTGATGAGGCAGTGAAAGTAGCGAAGGAACTTGGCTCTAATGTAACGGTAGTCAAGGCGCAAATTCATGCAGGTGGACGCGGTAAGGCGGGCGGTGTAAAAATCGCTAAAAACCTTGACGAGGTGCGTACGTACGCAAAGGAATTACTAGGAAAAATTTTAGTGACTCATCAAACAGGTCCTGAAGGAAAAGAAGTAAAACGCTTATATATTGAAGAGGGTTCTGATATTCAAAAAGAGTACTATTTAAGTTTAGTATTAGACCGCGCAACATCCCGTGTGACAATGATGGGTTCTGAAGAGGGCGGCATGGATATTGAAGAGGTAGCGGAAGCACATCCAGAAAAAATCTTCAAAGAAGTTGTAGATCCAGTCGTTGGATTAACAGGCTTCCAAGCACGTCGTATGGCGTTTAATATGAATATTCCAGCAAACCTTGTAGGGAAAGCTGTTAAATTAATGTTAGGCTTATATCAAGCATTTATCGATAAGGATGCTTCAATTGTCGAAATCAATCCGCTTGTTGTCACTGGACAAGGAGATGTATTAGCTCTAGATGCTAAATTTAATTTCGATGCAAATGCATTATATCGTCATAAAGATATTGTCGAATTACGCGACTTTGATGAAGAGGATGCAAAGGAAATCGAAGCATCTAAATATGACCTTAGTTATATTTCACTAGATGGCAACATTGGCTGTATGGTTAATGGTGCTGGACTTGCTATGGCTACAATGGACACAATTAGCTATTACGGCGGAAGCCCCGCTAACTTCCTTGATGTAGGTGGCGGTGCAACAGCTGAAAAAGTAACAGAGGCTTTCAAAATTATCCTTTCTGATCCTCACGTAAAAGGCATTTTCGTGAACATTTTTGGCGGAATTATGAAATGTAACATTATCGCTGAAGGTGTGGTAACAGCTGCTAAAGAAATTGGCTTAGCTGTGCCATTAGTTGTACGTTTAGAAGGTACAAATGTAGAACTTGGAAAAGAAATTTTAAATGCATCTGGTTTAAACATCGTTGCAGCGGATTCAATGGCTGACGGTGCACAAAAAATTGTGGGACTAGTAGGCTAA
- the sucD gene encoding succinate--CoA ligase subunit alpha has translation MAVFINKDTKVIVQGITGETALFHTKQMLEYGTKIVAGVTPGKGGLEIEGVPVFNTVAEAVAATGATTSVIYVPAPFAADAILEAVDAELELTICITEHIPVLDMVKVKRYMEGKKTRLVGPNCPGVITADECKIGIMPGYIHTKGHVGVVSRSGTLTYEAVHQLTQEGIGQTTAVGIGGDPVNGTNFIDVLEAFNNDPETYAVVMIGEIGGTAEEEAAEWIKANMTKPVVGFIGGQTAPPGKRMGHAGAIISGGKGTAAEKIKAMNAAGIEVAETPSVIGETLIKVIKEKGLYEKCKTH, from the coding sequence ATGGCTGTATTTATTAATAAAGATACGAAGGTAATTGTACAAGGGATTACAGGCGAAACAGCGCTTTTCCATACAAAACAAATGCTTGAGTACGGTACTAAAATCGTAGCAGGTGTAACACCAGGTAAAGGTGGTCTTGAAATCGAAGGAGTACCTGTATTCAATACAGTAGCAGAAGCAGTAGCTGCAACAGGTGCAACTACATCAGTTATTTATGTACCAGCTCCATTTGCTGCAGATGCAATTCTAGAAGCTGTAGATGCTGAATTAGAATTAACAATCTGTATAACAGAACATATACCTGTCCTTGATATGGTAAAGGTTAAACGTTATATGGAAGGTAAAAAAACTCGCCTTGTAGGACCAAACTGTCCAGGAGTTATTACAGCAGATGAATGTAAAATTGGTATCATGCCTGGCTATATTCATACAAAAGGACATGTAGGAGTGGTTTCTCGCTCTGGAACATTAACATATGAGGCAGTTCACCAATTAACGCAAGAGGGTATTGGTCAAACTACAGCTGTTGGTATTGGTGGAGACCCTGTCAATGGTACAAACTTTATCGATGTATTAGAAGCCTTCAATAATGACCCAGAAACATATGCAGTCGTGATGATTGGAGAAATTGGTGGTACTGCTGAAGAGGAAGCTGCTGAATGGATTAAAGCAAATATGACGAAACCTGTCGTTGGCTTTATCGGTGGACAAACTGCACCCCCAGGAAAACGTATGGGCCATGCTGGTGCTATTATTTCTGGTGGTAAAGGTACAGCCGCTGAAAAAATCAAGGCTATGAATGCTGCTGGTATTGAAGTAGCAGAAACGCCATCTGTCATTGGTGAAACACTTATTAAAGTAATTAAAGAAAAAGGGCTATACGAAAAGTGTAAAACCCATTAA
- the dprA gene encoding DNA-processing protein DprA, giving the protein MIFSVDTQRLLALHYIYPLPLQKLQQLLSPVDLLSYFEEATPNEIANALQISSHKALQISRSFRQIMTWSFEEAYERSHIFPIPFHHPFYPAQLFEISSPPTVLYVKGQYLQLMKGKQVAVIGSRKATAYTKTAMDLIVPPLVEHGYTIVSGLAKGADTMAHEATIKIGGQTIAVLGHGFNYVYPKENKALANSMAEHHLLVTEYPPYMKPEKWHFPMRNRIISGLSQALVVTEASLRSGTLITTECALEQGKDVFVVPGPIDAEQSKGTNRLLVEGAIPVCNGHEIVASLALFSNKN; this is encoded by the coding sequence ATGATCTTTTCAGTCGATACACAAAGATTACTAGCTTTGCATTATATTTACCCGTTACCACTTCAAAAACTTCAGCAATTACTGTCTCCAGTAGATCTATTAAGTTATTTTGAAGAAGCAACCCCCAATGAGATCGCAAATGCATTGCAAATATCATCGCACAAAGCCTTGCAAATTTCTCGAAGTTTTCGACAAATTATGACATGGTCGTTTGAAGAGGCATATGAACGTTCCCATATTTTCCCCATACCTTTTCATCATCCTTTTTATCCAGCGCAATTATTTGAAATCTCCAGCCCACCTACTGTATTGTATGTGAAAGGTCAGTATTTGCAATTAATGAAAGGAAAACAAGTAGCTGTAATAGGCTCTAGAAAGGCTACAGCTTATACAAAAACAGCGATGGACTTAATTGTCCCACCTCTCGTTGAACATGGGTATACGATAGTGAGCGGGCTTGCAAAAGGTGCAGATACGATGGCTCATGAAGCAACTATAAAAATTGGTGGGCAGACAATTGCAGTGCTTGGTCATGGTTTTAATTATGTATATCCAAAGGAAAACAAAGCCTTGGCAAATAGTATGGCGGAGCATCATTTATTAGTTACCGAGTATCCACCTTACATGAAGCCGGAGAAATGGCATTTTCCTATGCGTAACCGTATCATCAGTGGCCTGTCTCAAGCATTAGTTGTCACAGAAGCTTCATTAAGAAGTGGTACGCTTATTACAACGGAATGTGCACTAGAGCAGGGAAAAGATGTATTTGTTGTGCCAGGTCCAATTGATGCTGAGCAATCAAAAGGGACGAATAGATTACTGGTAGAAGGAGCTATTCCAGTATGTAATGGTCATGAAATCGTTGCATCACTTGCACTCTTTTCTAACAAAAATTGA